A genomic window from Sanguibacter antarcticus includes:
- the metH gene encoding methionine synthase: MLTPRAAALKSAIASRVVVADGAMGTMLQAHDLTLADFDGLEGCNEILNVTRPDAVEAVHDAYFAVGVDCVETNTFGANWSNLGDYGIDDRIVELAEAGARIARRSAEKFSTPDRPRWVLGSMGPGTKLPSLGHTTYAHLKGTFALQASGLVTGGADAILIETCQDLLQAKAAINGAKQAMADLGVEVPIFVQVTVEATGTMLMGSEIGAALTTLTALGIDAIGLNCATGPAEMSEHLRHLSKHSSVPVTCMPNAGLPVLGANGAHYPLTPVELGLAHEQFAREFGLGLVGGCCGTTPEHLREVVERVGARPVVARAPEPEHGVASLYTHVDFDQDASFLAIGERTNANGSKAFRDAMLAESWEECVQIARGQTRDGAHLLDVCIDYVGRDGVADIRSVVSRLASASTLPLVIDSTEPPVIQAGLELIGGRAVVNSVNFEDGDGPTSRYGRIMPLVKEHGAAVIALTIDEDGQARTADAKVAIASRLIDDLVGTWGMSVEDIVVDTLTFPIATGQEETRRDAIETITAIRDLKARYPGVHTTLGVSNVSFGLNPAARVVLNSVFLHEAVQAGLDSAIVHAAKIVPLAKIPDEQRQAALDLVWDKREFDADGAMTYDPLAHLLDLFAGVDTAALKDVRAAELAALPLGARLERRIVDGELKGLHDDLDLALSEGMKALDIINNHLLEGMKIVGELFGKGEMQLPFVLQSAEAMKTAVAHLEPSMEKSDEAGKGTIVLATVRGDVHDIGKNLVDIILTNNGFTVVNIGIKQTIAAMIDAAEEHSADVIGMSGLLVKSTVVMKENLLELASRGLSGKYPVLLGGAALTRTYVEDDLVSLYDGEVRYAKDAFEGLRLMEPLVRIARGEARDAVGLPPLKKRRHALVTVTQTPDEDLPARSDVAADNPVPTPPFWGTRIVKGVRLADYAAFLDERATFMGQWGLKPSRADDGASYEQLVETEGRPRLREWLDRIKTDEMFDPAVVYGYFPAVSEGNDVVILHHEGPDGGSGGTPGTERLRFTFPRQRRDRHLCLADFVRPKDSGEIDVVGFQLVTVGATVNEHTAKLFAADKYREYMELHGLSVQLTESLAEFWHSRMREELGYAAEDPADLEGMFKVAYRGARYSLGYPACPDMEDRRKVVELLRPERVGVELSDELQLHPEQSTDAFVFHHPEAKYFSV, translated from the coding sequence ATGCTCACTCCTCGCGCCGCCGCGCTGAAGTCTGCCATCGCCAGCCGGGTCGTCGTCGCCGACGGCGCGATGGGCACGATGCTCCAGGCGCACGACCTCACGCTCGCGGACTTCGACGGGCTCGAGGGGTGCAACGAGATCCTCAACGTCACGCGCCCCGACGCCGTCGAGGCCGTCCACGACGCCTACTTCGCTGTCGGTGTCGACTGCGTCGAGACGAACACCTTCGGAGCGAACTGGTCGAACCTCGGCGACTACGGGATCGACGACCGGATCGTCGAGCTCGCCGAGGCTGGCGCCCGGATCGCACGCCGCAGCGCCGAGAAGTTCTCGACGCCGGACCGGCCACGCTGGGTCCTGGGGTCCATGGGCCCCGGGACCAAGCTCCCGAGCCTGGGCCACACGACCTATGCCCACCTCAAGGGCACGTTCGCTCTCCAGGCCAGCGGGCTCGTCACGGGCGGCGCCGACGCGATCCTCATCGAGACGTGCCAAGACCTGCTGCAGGCCAAGGCCGCGATCAACGGCGCCAAGCAGGCGATGGCCGATCTGGGTGTCGAGGTACCGATCTTCGTCCAGGTGACCGTGGAGGCCACCGGCACCATGCTCATGGGTTCGGAGATCGGGGCTGCGCTCACGACCCTGACAGCCCTCGGCATCGATGCGATCGGTCTCAACTGCGCGACCGGTCCCGCAGAGATGAGCGAGCACCTGCGTCATCTGTCCAAGCACTCGAGCGTGCCCGTGACGTGCATGCCCAACGCCGGGCTCCCGGTGCTCGGCGCGAACGGTGCCCACTACCCGCTCACACCGGTCGAGCTCGGGCTGGCTCACGAGCAGTTCGCCCGCGAGTTCGGTCTCGGGCTCGTCGGCGGGTGCTGCGGCACGACGCCCGAGCACCTGCGCGAGGTCGTCGAGCGCGTCGGTGCGCGCCCGGTCGTCGCGCGAGCGCCCGAGCCCGAGCACGGCGTCGCGAGCCTCTACACGCACGTCGACTTCGACCAGGACGCGTCGTTCCTCGCGATCGGAGAGCGCACCAACGCCAACGGCTCGAAGGCTTTCCGTGACGCGATGCTCGCGGAGAGCTGGGAGGAGTGCGTCCAGATCGCCCGCGGCCAGACGCGCGACGGCGCACACCTGCTGGACGTGTGCATCGACTACGTCGGTCGGGACGGGGTCGCGGACATCCGGTCTGTCGTCTCGCGGCTCGCGAGCGCGTCGACGCTGCCGCTCGTCATCGACTCGACGGAGCCCCCCGTCATCCAGGCGGGGCTCGAGCTCATCGGCGGCCGCGCCGTGGTGAACTCGGTGAACTTCGAGGACGGCGACGGTCCGACGTCGCGCTACGGGCGGATCATGCCGCTCGTCAAGGAGCACGGCGCGGCCGTCATCGCGCTGACCATCGACGAGGACGGACAGGCCCGCACGGCCGACGCCAAGGTCGCGATCGCGTCGCGGCTCATCGACGACCTCGTCGGCACCTGGGGCATGTCCGTCGAGGACATCGTCGTCGACACGCTGACGTTCCCCATCGCGACCGGCCAGGAAGAGACCCGCCGAGACGCCATCGAGACGATCACCGCGATCCGCGACCTCAAGGCCCGCTACCCCGGGGTCCACACGACCTTGGGCGTCTCGAACGTCTCGTTCGGCCTCAACCCGGCGGCCCGCGTCGTGCTCAACTCGGTCTTCCTCCACGAGGCCGTGCAAGCAGGCCTCGACTCGGCGATCGTGCACGCTGCCAAGATCGTGCCGCTCGCGAAGATCCCCGACGAGCAGCGCCAGGCAGCCCTGGACCTCGTGTGGGACAAGCGAGAGTTCGACGCCGACGGGGCCATGACATACGACCCCCTGGCGCACCTGCTCGACCTCTTCGCCGGCGTCGACACCGCAGCGCTCAAGGACGTGCGTGCCGCGGAGCTCGCCGCGCTCCCCCTCGGAGCACGGCTCGAACGACGCATCGTCGACGGGGAGCTCAAAGGGCTGCACGACGACCTCGACCTCGCGCTCTCCGAAGGCATGAAGGCCCTCGACATCATCAACAACCACCTGCTCGAGGGCATGAAGATCGTCGGCGAGCTCTTCGGCAAGGGCGAGATGCAGCTGCCGTTCGTGCTCCAGTCCGCCGAGGCGATGAAGACCGCCGTCGCCCACCTCGAACCGTCCATGGAGAAGTCCGACGAGGCCGGCAAGGGCACCATCGTCCTCGCCACCGTCCGCGGTGACGTCCACGACATCGGCAAGAACCTCGTCGACATCATCCTCACGAACAACGGGTTCACGGTCGTGAACATCGGCATCAAGCAGACGATCGCCGCGATGATCGACGCTGCCGAGGAGCACAGCGCGGACGTCATCGGCATGAGCGGGCTGCTCGTGAAGTCGACGGTCGTCATGAAGGAGAACCTTCTCGAGCTCGCCTCCCGGGGACTGTCCGGGAAGTATCCCGTCCTGCTCGGCGGCGCAGCGCTCACCCGGACGTACGTCGAGGACGACCTCGTGAGCCTCTACGACGGCGAGGTGCGGTACGCCAAGGACGCCTTCGAAGGACTGCGCCTCATGGAGCCCCTCGTGCGGATCGCCCGCGGCGAGGCGCGGGACGCGGTCGGTCTGCCCCCGCTCAAGAAGCGACGGCACGCACTGGTCACGGTGACCCAGACCCCGGACGAGGACCTTCCTGCCCGCTCGGACGTCGCCGCCGACAACCCGGTACCGACCCCGCCCTTCTGGGGAACGCGCATCGTCAAGGGCGTCCGCCTGGCCGACTACGCGGCGTTCCTCGACGAGCGTGCGACGTTCATGGGTCAGTGGGGTCTCAAGCCGTCCCGTGCAGACGACGGCGCGTCCTACGAGCAGCTCGTCGAGACAGAGGGCCGTCCCCGTCTGCGGGAGTGGCTCGACCGCATCAAGACGGACGAGATGTTCGACCCCGCAGTCGTCTACGGGTACTTCCCCGCGGTGTCCGAGGGCAACGACGTGGTGATCCTCCACCACGAAGGTCCCGACGGCGGTTCGGGCGGCACACCGGGGACCGAGCGCCTGCGCTTCACGTTCCCCCGGCAGCGACGCGACCGGCACCTGTGCCTGGCGGACTTCGTCCGTCCGAAGGACTCGGGCGAGATCGACGTGGTCGGCTTCCAGCTCGTCACGGTGGGTGCCACCGTGAACGAGCACACCGCGAAGCTCTTCGCTGCCGACAAGTACCGCGAGTACATGGAGCTCCACGGGTTGTCTGTGCAGCTGACAGAGTCGCTCGCGGAGTTCTGGCACTCCCGCATGCGTGAGGAGCTCGGGTACGCCGCCGAGGATCCCGCAGACCTCGAGGGGATGTTCAAGGTCGCCTACCGCGGCGCCCGGTACTCCTTGGGCTACCCGGCGTGCCCCGACATGGAGGACCGGCGCAAGGTCGTCGAGCTCTTGCGGCCCGAGCGCGTGGGAGTGGAGCTCTCCGACGAGCTCCAGCTCCACCCTGAGCAGTCCACGGACGCCTTCGTGTTCCACCACCCGGAGGCGAAGTACTTCTCGGTCTAG